Proteins from a genomic interval of Asterias rubens chromosome 16, eAstRub1.3, whole genome shotgun sequence:
- the LOC117300910 gene encoding WD repeat-containing protein 35-like isoform X2 produces the protein MFIYLSKKIAIPNNTKLRCVSWNREQGYIACGGENGLLKVLKLEIQTSKDAKIRGLAAPSNLSMNQTLEGHGAAVQVVTWNAHHQKLTTSDQFGLIIVWMLYKGSWFEEMINNRNKSVVRSMAWTPDGQKICIVYEDGAVIVGSVDGNRIWGKEIKAMQLTNVEWSWDGRHLLFGMSNGEIHIYDSQGNFCSKLTTYCLTNVTGAVKIAGIDWYNGSFGYVEPNCPTLAICFDNGRAQIMKHENDENPVLIDTGMSVVQIQWNHRGSALAVAGSQKSVQQDKDINVVQFYTPFGEHMRTLKVPGKELTSISWEGGGLRIALAVDSFIYFANIRPDYKWGYCDKTVVYSFSKPARTEQCVVFWETTTGERYIKYVRNLISVTAYGDHCLLATRADENTGQYVLVLCNSIGTPLESKYIDMEPIYVAVTRTHVIAASREAFYVWQFKTPKKLSAMEVNQAMGRKKDSRERVYHIDDTPSGAGESMLDFSKAFAPTGDSICCVCASDKVLMIGRESGTLNRYSLPHLALVNKHTVNCRPHALSLNCTSARLAIIDIAGILTLFDLDTKWVNSDGQEVQGQKLEFERKDVWDMKWAEDNTELFAMMEKTRMYIFRNLDPEEPILSSGYICHFENLQITSVLLDEILKTPETPSKDNLLGMEIKSLRDSRDLLEKVGIEDAAQFIEDNPHPRLWRLLAEASLENLDLKMSEQAFVRCKDYQGIEFVKRLGNLQSEVMRSAEVAAYFKRFEESERMYMDMDRRDLAVNLRVKLGDWFRVVQLLKAGSGGGDDTQLQLAWNAIGDYYADRQKWGKAVTYYLQGNNQERLAECYYMLEDFIGLQKLADSLPENHRLLPDISAMFVTVGMCQEAVAAYLKCHQVKKAVDCCVELNQWDQAVELAKTHSIKEIDNLLARYAAHLLEKDKKLQAIELYRKASHFIEAAKLMFSIAVDYSKKKVKPLRIKKIYVLGALLIESYHEQMKLTSRLKAKSKKKAEAASALAGLLEEEAMATSDTKLIDNAWRGAEAYHFFLLAQRQLYQGYVDASMKTALHLREYDDILDPVDIYSLLGLAACANRAFGTCSKAFIKLESTDALNQSQQEQYEALALEIFTKHSPKDSRINKSECPNCDTMLPDWSSSCPSCDAKFPTCIVTGRPIMDNLFWMCDTCKHRAYESEIRSATTCPLCHSQI, from the exons ATTGCTATTCCCAACAACACCAAGTTACGATGTGTATCATGGAACCGAGAACAGGGCTACATTGCATGTGGAGGAGAGAATGGTCTCCTGAAAGTACTCAAGCTGGAAATACAGACAA GTAAAGATGCCAAAATACGAGGTTTGGCAGCACCCAGCAATCTCTCAATGAATCAAACATTGGAAGGCCATGGag CTGCCGTCCAAGTGGTTACATGGAATGCTCATCACCAGAAACTGACAACGAGTGACCAGTTCGGCCTCATAATTGTCTGGATGCTCTACAAAG GTTCTTGGTTTGAAGAGATGATTAATAACAGAAATAAGTCAGTAGTACGGAGTATGGCATGGACCCCTGATGGCCAGAAGATCTGCATTGTGTATGAAGACG gCGCTGTGATTGTTGGTTCGGTAGACGGCAACCGCATCTGGGGGAAAGAGATCAAGGCTATGCAGCTGACTAACGTGGAGTGGTCGTGGGATGGTAGACACCTTCTATTCggaatgagcaatggagagattcATATCTATGACAGCCAGGGAAACTTCTGT AGCAAACTGACGACCTACTGCCTGACCAATGTTACTGGTGCAGTGAAGATTGCTGGAATAGACTGGTACAACGGCTCGTTTGGCTACGTAGAACCCAACTGCCCAACACTGGCAATCTGCTTTGACAATGGACGAGCGCAAATCATGAAGCATGAAAACGACGAGA ATCCAGTCTTGATCGACACAGGTATGTCTGTAGTGCAGATACAGTGGAATCATAGAGGCTCCGCTCTGGCCGTAGCTGGATCCCAGAAGTCGGTCCAACAGGATAAAGACATTAATGTTGTGCAGTTCTACACACCTTTTGGCGAG CACATGCGTACTCTGAAGGTACCTGGGAAGGAGCTGACATCAATCTCCTGGGAAGGAGGTGGTCTACGCATCGCTCTAGCCGTGGACTCCTTCATCTACTTTGCTAACATCAGGCCAGACTACAAGTGGGGATACTGTGATAAGACTGTTGTGTACTCCTTCTCCAAGCCGGCGCGTACAGAGCAGTGTGTGGTATTTTGGGAGACCACCACTGGCGAG cGCTACATCAAGTATGTGCGTAATTTAATATCAGTCACAGCATATGGCGATCATTGTCTACTTGCTACACGAGCTGATGAAAACACAGGACAG tatgtacttgtgttgtgtaactcCATCGGAACACCTCTGGAATCCAAGTACATTGATATGG AACCGATTTACGTCGCAGTGACTCGCACCCACGTGATAGCCGCCTCCAGGGAAGCGTTCTACGTCTGGCAGTTCAAGACGCCCAAGAAGCTTTCCGCTATGGAGGTCAACCAGGCCATGGGACGTAAGAAGGACAGCAGAGAGAGGGTCTACCATATTGATGATACACCGTCTGGAGCTGGGGAGTCCATGCTAGATTTCAGTAAAGCATTTGCt ccTACAGGTGACTCAATCTGTTGTGTGTGTGCATCGGATAAAGTACTCATGATCGGCCGTGAGTCAGGAACTCTTAATCGCTACTCGTTGCCCCACCTGGCCCTAGTCAACAAGCACACTGTCAACTGTCGCCCACATGCCCTGTCTCTCAACTGCACATCGGC TCGTTTAGCCATCATCGACATTGCTGGTATCCTGACCCTGTTCGACCTCGATACCAAGTGGGTCAACAGCGATGGTCAAGAGGTGCAGGGTCAGAAGCTGGAGTTTGAACGCAAGGACGTCTGGGATATGAAGTGGGCTGAGGATAACACAGAGCTCTTTGCCATGATGGAGAAGACCAGGATGTACATCTTCAGGAATCTGGATCCTGAG GAACCCATCCTGAGCTCAGGCTACATCTGTCACTTTGAGAACCTCCAGATTACATCCGTTCTCTTGGATGAAATCTTGAAGACACCGGAAACGCCCAGTAAGGACAATCTCTTAGGCATGGAGATTAAG TCTCTTCGCGACTCGAGAGATCTTCTAGAGAAAGTTGGTATTGAAGATGCAGCTCAGTTTATTGAGGACAACCCACACCCAAGACTATG GCGTCTACTCGCCGAGGCTTCCCTAGAGAATTTAGACTTGAAGATGTCGGAGCAGGCGTTCGTTCGCTGCAAGGACTACCAAGGGATAGAGTTTGTCAAGCGGCTGGGTAACCTACAGAGTGAGGTCATGAGGAGTGCTGAGGTGGCTGCGTACTTCAAGAGATTCGAGGAATCAGAGAGGATGTACATGGACATGGATCGAAG GGATCTAGCCGTCAACCTTCGCGTCAAACTCGGCGACTGGTTCCGCGTTGTCCAACTCCTGAAAGCAGGGAGTGGCGGGGGCGACGACACCCAACTCCAGCTGGCTTGGAATGCTATCGGAGACTACTACGCCGACAGGCAGAAGTGGGGCAAGGCAGTGACGTACTACTTACAGGGCAACAACCAAGAGAGACTAGCTGAATGTTACTACATGCTGGAGGATTTCATCGGATTGCAGAAACTCGCTGATTCCTTACCGGAGAATCATCGACTCTTACCG GACATTTCGGCGATGTTCGTCACCGTTGGTATGTGCCAAGAGGCGGTGGCTGCCTACCTCAAATGTCACCAAGTCAAGAAGGCGGTAGACTGCTGCGTAGAGTTGAACCAGTGGGACCAGGCCGTGGAGCTGGCTAAGACCCACAGCATCAAGGAGATAGACAACCTCTTGGCTCGGTACGCCGCTCACCTCCTTGAGAAGGATAAGAAACTGCAGGCTATTGAGCTGTATCGGAAAGCTAGTCACTTCATTGAGGCAGCTAAACTCATGTTCAGT ATTGCCGTAGATTACTCCAAGAAGAAAGTGAAGCCGCTTAGAATCAAGAAGATTTATGTTCTTGGTGCTCTACTG ATTGAAAGTTATCATGAGCAGATGAAGCTGACGTCAAGATTGAAGGCAAAATCCAAAAAGAAAGCTGAG GCTGCTTCTGCTCTGGCTGGCTTGCTTGAGGAGGAGGCTATGGCAACATCCGACACCAAGCTGATAGACAATGCATGGAGGGGAGCGGAGGCTTACCACTTCTTCTTACTCGCTCAGAGGCAGTTGTATCAAG GCTATGTAGATGCCAGCATGAAGACAGCTCTCCACCTACGAGAATACGATGACATCCTAGACCCTGTTGATATCTACTCCCTGCTGGGGCTGGCTGCTTGTGCCAACCGGGCCTTTGGGACATGCTCAAAGGCCTTTATTAAGCTGGAGTCTACTGATGCATTGAATCAGTCACAGCAGGAGCAGTATGAGGCTCTAGCATTGGAGatatttaccaa GCACTCTCCCAAGGATTCCAGAATCAATAAATCGGAGTGTCCAAACTGTGACACCATGCTACCAGATTG GTCTTCGTCATGTCCCAGCTGTGATGCAAAGTTCCCAACGTGCATTGTGACAGGTCGGCCCATAATGGACAACCTTTTCTGGATGTGTGATACCTGCAAGCACAGAGCTTATGAGTCTGAGATCCGGTCCGCTACTACATGCCCACTCTGCCACTCACAAATCTAG
- the LOC117300910 gene encoding WD repeat-containing protein 35-like isoform X1 — protein sequence MFIYLSKKIAIPNNTKLRCVSWNREQGYIACGGENGLLKVLKLEIQTSKDAKIRGLAAPSNLSMNQTLEGHGAAVQVVTWNAHHQKLTTSDQFGLIIVWMLYKGSWFEEMINNRNKSVVRSMAWTPDGQKICIVYEDGAVIVGSVDGNRIWGKEIKAMQLTNVEWSWDGRHLLFGMSNGEIHIYDSQGNFCSKLTTYCLTNVTGAVKIAGIDWYNGSFGYVEPNCPTLAICFDNGRAQIMKHENDENPVLIDTGMSVVQIQWNHRGSALAVAGSQKSVQQDKDINVVQFYTPFGEHMRTLKVPGKELTSISWEGGGLRIALAVDSFIYFANIRPDYKWGYCDKTVVYSFSKPARTEQCVVFWETTTGERYIKYVRNLISVTAYGDHCLLATRADENTGQDAGDLQQYVLVLCNSIGTPLESKYIDMEPIYVAVTRTHVIAASREAFYVWQFKTPKKLSAMEVNQAMGRKKDSRERVYHIDDTPSGAGESMLDFSKAFAPTGDSICCVCASDKVLMIGRESGTLNRYSLPHLALVNKHTVNCRPHALSLNCTSARLAIIDIAGILTLFDLDTKWVNSDGQEVQGQKLEFERKDVWDMKWAEDNTELFAMMEKTRMYIFRNLDPEEPILSSGYICHFENLQITSVLLDEILKTPETPSKDNLLGMEIKSLRDSRDLLEKVGIEDAAQFIEDNPHPRLWRLLAEASLENLDLKMSEQAFVRCKDYQGIEFVKRLGNLQSEVMRSAEVAAYFKRFEESERMYMDMDRRDLAVNLRVKLGDWFRVVQLLKAGSGGGDDTQLQLAWNAIGDYYADRQKWGKAVTYYLQGNNQERLAECYYMLEDFIGLQKLADSLPENHRLLPDISAMFVTVGMCQEAVAAYLKCHQVKKAVDCCVELNQWDQAVELAKTHSIKEIDNLLARYAAHLLEKDKKLQAIELYRKASHFIEAAKLMFSIAVDYSKKKVKPLRIKKIYVLGALLIESYHEQMKLTSRLKAKSKKKAEAASALAGLLEEEAMATSDTKLIDNAWRGAEAYHFFLLAQRQLYQGYVDASMKTALHLREYDDILDPVDIYSLLGLAACANRAFGTCSKAFIKLESTDALNQSQQEQYEALALEIFTKHSPKDSRINKSECPNCDTMLPDWSSSCPSCDAKFPTCIVTGRPIMDNLFWMCDTCKHRAYESEIRSATTCPLCHSQI from the exons ATTGCTATTCCCAACAACACCAAGTTACGATGTGTATCATGGAACCGAGAACAGGGCTACATTGCATGTGGAGGAGAGAATGGTCTCCTGAAAGTACTCAAGCTGGAAATACAGACAA GTAAAGATGCCAAAATACGAGGTTTGGCAGCACCCAGCAATCTCTCAATGAATCAAACATTGGAAGGCCATGGag CTGCCGTCCAAGTGGTTACATGGAATGCTCATCACCAGAAACTGACAACGAGTGACCAGTTCGGCCTCATAATTGTCTGGATGCTCTACAAAG GTTCTTGGTTTGAAGAGATGATTAATAACAGAAATAAGTCAGTAGTACGGAGTATGGCATGGACCCCTGATGGCCAGAAGATCTGCATTGTGTATGAAGACG gCGCTGTGATTGTTGGTTCGGTAGACGGCAACCGCATCTGGGGGAAAGAGATCAAGGCTATGCAGCTGACTAACGTGGAGTGGTCGTGGGATGGTAGACACCTTCTATTCggaatgagcaatggagagattcATATCTATGACAGCCAGGGAAACTTCTGT AGCAAACTGACGACCTACTGCCTGACCAATGTTACTGGTGCAGTGAAGATTGCTGGAATAGACTGGTACAACGGCTCGTTTGGCTACGTAGAACCCAACTGCCCAACACTGGCAATCTGCTTTGACAATGGACGAGCGCAAATCATGAAGCATGAAAACGACGAGA ATCCAGTCTTGATCGACACAGGTATGTCTGTAGTGCAGATACAGTGGAATCATAGAGGCTCCGCTCTGGCCGTAGCTGGATCCCAGAAGTCGGTCCAACAGGATAAAGACATTAATGTTGTGCAGTTCTACACACCTTTTGGCGAG CACATGCGTACTCTGAAGGTACCTGGGAAGGAGCTGACATCAATCTCCTGGGAAGGAGGTGGTCTACGCATCGCTCTAGCCGTGGACTCCTTCATCTACTTTGCTAACATCAGGCCAGACTACAAGTGGGGATACTGTGATAAGACTGTTGTGTACTCCTTCTCCAAGCCGGCGCGTACAGAGCAGTGTGTGGTATTTTGGGAGACCACCACTGGCGAG cGCTACATCAAGTATGTGCGTAATTTAATATCAGTCACAGCATATGGCGATCATTGTCTACTTGCTACACGAGCTGATGAAAACACAGGACAG GATGCTGGAGATCTGCAGcag tatgtacttgtgttgtgtaactcCATCGGAACACCTCTGGAATCCAAGTACATTGATATGG AACCGATTTACGTCGCAGTGACTCGCACCCACGTGATAGCCGCCTCCAGGGAAGCGTTCTACGTCTGGCAGTTCAAGACGCCCAAGAAGCTTTCCGCTATGGAGGTCAACCAGGCCATGGGACGTAAGAAGGACAGCAGAGAGAGGGTCTACCATATTGATGATACACCGTCTGGAGCTGGGGAGTCCATGCTAGATTTCAGTAAAGCATTTGCt ccTACAGGTGACTCAATCTGTTGTGTGTGTGCATCGGATAAAGTACTCATGATCGGCCGTGAGTCAGGAACTCTTAATCGCTACTCGTTGCCCCACCTGGCCCTAGTCAACAAGCACACTGTCAACTGTCGCCCACATGCCCTGTCTCTCAACTGCACATCGGC TCGTTTAGCCATCATCGACATTGCTGGTATCCTGACCCTGTTCGACCTCGATACCAAGTGGGTCAACAGCGATGGTCAAGAGGTGCAGGGTCAGAAGCTGGAGTTTGAACGCAAGGACGTCTGGGATATGAAGTGGGCTGAGGATAACACAGAGCTCTTTGCCATGATGGAGAAGACCAGGATGTACATCTTCAGGAATCTGGATCCTGAG GAACCCATCCTGAGCTCAGGCTACATCTGTCACTTTGAGAACCTCCAGATTACATCCGTTCTCTTGGATGAAATCTTGAAGACACCGGAAACGCCCAGTAAGGACAATCTCTTAGGCATGGAGATTAAG TCTCTTCGCGACTCGAGAGATCTTCTAGAGAAAGTTGGTATTGAAGATGCAGCTCAGTTTATTGAGGACAACCCACACCCAAGACTATG GCGTCTACTCGCCGAGGCTTCCCTAGAGAATTTAGACTTGAAGATGTCGGAGCAGGCGTTCGTTCGCTGCAAGGACTACCAAGGGATAGAGTTTGTCAAGCGGCTGGGTAACCTACAGAGTGAGGTCATGAGGAGTGCTGAGGTGGCTGCGTACTTCAAGAGATTCGAGGAATCAGAGAGGATGTACATGGACATGGATCGAAG GGATCTAGCCGTCAACCTTCGCGTCAAACTCGGCGACTGGTTCCGCGTTGTCCAACTCCTGAAAGCAGGGAGTGGCGGGGGCGACGACACCCAACTCCAGCTGGCTTGGAATGCTATCGGAGACTACTACGCCGACAGGCAGAAGTGGGGCAAGGCAGTGACGTACTACTTACAGGGCAACAACCAAGAGAGACTAGCTGAATGTTACTACATGCTGGAGGATTTCATCGGATTGCAGAAACTCGCTGATTCCTTACCGGAGAATCATCGACTCTTACCG GACATTTCGGCGATGTTCGTCACCGTTGGTATGTGCCAAGAGGCGGTGGCTGCCTACCTCAAATGTCACCAAGTCAAGAAGGCGGTAGACTGCTGCGTAGAGTTGAACCAGTGGGACCAGGCCGTGGAGCTGGCTAAGACCCACAGCATCAAGGAGATAGACAACCTCTTGGCTCGGTACGCCGCTCACCTCCTTGAGAAGGATAAGAAACTGCAGGCTATTGAGCTGTATCGGAAAGCTAGTCACTTCATTGAGGCAGCTAAACTCATGTTCAGT ATTGCCGTAGATTACTCCAAGAAGAAAGTGAAGCCGCTTAGAATCAAGAAGATTTATGTTCTTGGTGCTCTACTG ATTGAAAGTTATCATGAGCAGATGAAGCTGACGTCAAGATTGAAGGCAAAATCCAAAAAGAAAGCTGAG GCTGCTTCTGCTCTGGCTGGCTTGCTTGAGGAGGAGGCTATGGCAACATCCGACACCAAGCTGATAGACAATGCATGGAGGGGAGCGGAGGCTTACCACTTCTTCTTACTCGCTCAGAGGCAGTTGTATCAAG GCTATGTAGATGCCAGCATGAAGACAGCTCTCCACCTACGAGAATACGATGACATCCTAGACCCTGTTGATATCTACTCCCTGCTGGGGCTGGCTGCTTGTGCCAACCGGGCCTTTGGGACATGCTCAAAGGCCTTTATTAAGCTGGAGTCTACTGATGCATTGAATCAGTCACAGCAGGAGCAGTATGAGGCTCTAGCATTGGAGatatttaccaa GCACTCTCCCAAGGATTCCAGAATCAATAAATCGGAGTGTCCAAACTGTGACACCATGCTACCAGATTG GTCTTCGTCATGTCCCAGCTGTGATGCAAAGTTCCCAACGTGCATTGTGACAGGTCGGCCCATAATGGACAACCTTTTCTGGATGTGTGATACCTGCAAGCACAGAGCTTATGAGTCTGAGATCCGGTCCGCTACTACATGCCCACTCTGCCACTCACAAATCTAG